One Thiocapsa sp. genomic window carries:
- a CDS encoding EAL domain-containing protein translates to MDEARVATTPSVDLSLRWKALIAMTLALVLVNASLALISNFQLTSQFELQQSAVRDQQARQLRALVEEGTQAMSKLASLVPLLGVSESAMTDADAAIEEALLTNGAMLDLEWDIRSVHWIRPDGSTAIGWPAGAQDIPDALRAELRRTPEQAIATLLCSPKCRQYKATPLLWEGSFAGNLVLGRSLADALLAFNALTGAEVAITWRDDARSAELLNPRSSDYLQFPAVTYPDNTLPVLRAAAPTLKSGDTMQEPLLIPHGAGWYEIFRIPALAAGIDALVVNDVTTQREAIRTATSGSILLGILGLILSASLLLLIIKGPLYRLRDLATVIPLLAENRYADLRRQLPGRSKSLMLRDEIDLMTDTVRSLTDRMELLQSDREQAEARLVWLADHDPLTQLCNRRRFNDDFERILDQAIRFGHQGALLFLDLDQFKDVNDLSGHRVGDTLLQRVAAQLRTVTQSSDLLARLGGDEFALVLPEATEDDALASAESVQEAVCSISLQEHGRHHRVTASIGIVMFPTQGTEIGHLMASADLAMYQAKEKGRGRWYLFSEDDQGKEQLDARVLWREQISQALTQGRFELHVQPIIEIATGRIRHMEVLLRMRDARGGMVYPDRFIPVAERTGQIQAIDRWVIDNALAAMELRADLSLSINLSASAMDDPLLLTDLRHLLERHRIAPKRISFEVTETAAINSLLNATRLMRGMQELGCRFALDDFGSGYASYAYLRKLPVDEVKIDGAFVRDIAKNPEDRIFVKAITDMAHGMGKRVIAEFVENAEILGILKGLGVDDAQGYYFSKPVKLEQPGKPIAFDGVL, encoded by the coding sequence ATGGACGAAGCCCGTGTCGCGACCACGCCATCGGTCGATCTGAGTCTGCGGTGGAAGGCACTCATCGCCATGACCCTGGCGCTCGTGCTCGTGAATGCATCGCTCGCGCTGATCTCGAACTTCCAGCTGACCAGTCAGTTCGAGCTCCAACAGAGTGCCGTTCGCGATCAGCAAGCCAGGCAGTTGCGCGCTCTCGTGGAAGAGGGCACCCAAGCGATGTCCAAGCTCGCCAGCCTGGTTCCTCTCCTCGGAGTCAGCGAATCGGCAATGACGGACGCGGACGCTGCAATCGAGGAGGCGTTGCTCACCAACGGTGCCATGCTCGATCTGGAATGGGACATTCGGTCCGTCCACTGGATTCGACCGGACGGCAGCACGGCCATCGGATGGCCGGCGGGTGCTCAGGATATTCCGGACGCATTGCGCGCCGAGCTGAGAAGAACGCCCGAGCAGGCAATTGCCACGCTCTTGTGCAGCCCGAAATGTCGGCAGTACAAGGCAACGCCACTGCTCTGGGAGGGCTCCTTCGCCGGCAACCTGGTCCTCGGCCGCTCACTCGCCGATGCCTTGCTGGCCTTCAACGCGCTGACCGGTGCCGAGGTCGCCATCACTTGGCGCGATGATGCCCGCTCCGCGGAGCTGTTGAATCCGCGCAGCTCGGACTACCTGCAGTTTCCCGCCGTGACCTACCCGGACAACACCCTGCCCGTTCTGCGCGCCGCCGCGCCGACGCTCAAAAGCGGCGACACGATGCAGGAGCCGCTTCTGATCCCGCATGGGGCGGGCTGGTACGAGATCTTTCGCATCCCGGCACTCGCCGCCGGCATCGATGCCCTAGTTGTCAACGACGTGACCACTCAGCGCGAGGCGATCCGCACCGCCACCTCAGGCAGCATCCTGCTCGGAATCCTGGGTCTGATCCTCTCGGCCTCGTTGCTCTTGCTGATCATCAAGGGCCCCTTGTACCGACTCAGAGATCTGGCCACGGTGATCCCCTTGCTGGCGGAAAACCGCTATGCAGATCTGCGCCGCCAGCTCCCGGGGCGCTCGAAGTCGCTCATGCTGCGCGACGAGATCGATCTCATGACCGACACGGTCAGAAGCCTCACCGACCGCATGGAGCTGCTCCAGTCCGACCGCGAGCAGGCCGAGGCCCGTCTCGTCTGGCTCGCCGACCACGACCCCTTGACTCAACTCTGCAACCGGCGCCGTTTCAACGACGATTTCGAGCGCATCCTGGATCAAGCCATCCGATTCGGTCATCAGGGCGCGCTCCTGTTCCTGGACCTCGATCAATTCAAGGACGTCAACGATCTGAGCGGCCACCGCGTCGGCGATACCTTGCTGCAACGCGTCGCCGCGCAATTGAGAACCGTTACACAGTCAAGCGATCTGCTCGCACGCCTGGGTGGAGACGAGTTCGCCCTGGTCTTGCCCGAAGCGACCGAGGACGACGCCCTCGCCAGCGCGGAGTCGGTCCAAGAGGCGGTCTGCTCGATCAGTCTCCAAGAGCACGGCCGCCACCACAGGGTGACGGCGAGTATCGGCATCGTCATGTTTCCGACCCAGGGCACCGAGATCGGCCATCTCATGGCGAGTGCCGATCTCGCCATGTATCAGGCCAAAGAGAAGGGCCGCGGGCGCTGGTATCTCTTCTCCGAGGACGACCAGGGCAAGGAGCAGCTCGATGCCCGCGTGCTCTGGCGCGAGCAGATCAGTCAGGCATTGACCCAGGGGCGATTCGAGCTGCACGTGCAACCGATCATCGAGATCGCCACCGGGCGGATCCGGCACATGGAGGTCTTGCTCAGGATGCGCGACGCACGCGGCGGGATGGTGTATCCGGACCGGTTCATCCCCGTCGCCGAACGCACCGGGCAGATCCAGGCCATCGATCGGTGGGTCATCGACAATGCCCTCGCCGCCATGGAGCTGCGGGCCGACTTGAGCCTCTCGATCAACCTCTCCGCCAGCGCCATGGACGATCCCTTGCTGCTGACGGACCTGCGACACCTTTTGGAAAGACACCGCATCGCACCCAAGCGAATCTCCTTCGAGGTCACCGAGACCGCCGCGATCAACAGCCTGCTGAATGCGACGCGCCTGATGCGCGGCATGCAGGAGCTCGGATGTCGTTTCGCACTGGATGACTTCGGCAGCGGCTATGCCTCTTACGCCTACCTGCGCAAGCTTCCGGTCGACGAGGTCAAGATCGACGGGGCCTTCGTGCGCGACATCGCCAAGAACCCGGAAGACCGGATCTTCGTCAAGGCGATCACCGACATGGCCCACGGCATGGGTAAGCGCGTCATCGCCGAGTTCGTCGAGAACGCCGAGATCTTAGGGATTCTGAAGGGGCTCGGCGTCGACGACGCCCAAGGGTACTATTTCAGCAAGCCGGTCAAGCTGGAGCAACCGGGCAAGCCGATCGCATTCGACGGCGTTCTTTGA
- a CDS encoding PEP-CTERM/exosortase system-associated acyltransferase, producing MSLNASESARHPGGAHGQDPYFRFSCVTDASELETVYSIRYQVYCVERGFLAEEEHPDELESDEYDAHSLHILATHRAGHPAGTARLVMSSPLGFPATRHCVFTEEYAFLNDPFHSALPDFAEVSRLAIAKSFRRREGDTLYGGPPRENPAPADEAEVIAFAPPRNTPEILMGICRLLYQHSKRRGITHWVLAMERSLYVLLKRMGFTYTPAGPEVDYYGPVRPYVASIEALEEGLYRVSPGTLAYMAEGLEPALVPPCLTRGDGDWQSACSAA from the coding sequence ATGAGCTTGAATGCGTCGGAGTCAGCGCGTCATCCGGGGGGGGCTCACGGCCAAGACCCCTACTTTCGGTTCAGCTGCGTCACGGATGCGTCCGAGCTGGAAACCGTGTATTCAATTCGCTATCAGGTCTACTGCGTCGAGCGCGGGTTCCTGGCTGAAGAAGAACATCCGGACGAGTTGGAGTCGGACGAGTACGACGCGCACTCTCTGCACATCCTTGCGACGCATCGGGCCGGCCATCCTGCGGGCACGGCGCGCTTGGTGATGAGTTCGCCGCTTGGCTTCCCGGCGACGCGGCATTGCGTCTTCACGGAGGAGTACGCGTTTCTGAACGACCCTTTCCACTCGGCATTGCCCGACTTCGCCGAGGTATCTCGCCTTGCGATCGCGAAATCCTTCCGCAGGCGAGAGGGTGACACCTTGTACGGGGGGCCGCCGCGCGAGAATCCTGCGCCGGCGGATGAGGCCGAAGTCATCGCCTTTGCGCCGCCGCGCAATACACCGGAGATCCTCATGGGGATCTGTCGTCTGCTGTATCAGCACAGCAAGCGGCGCGGTATTACACATTGGGTGCTCGCGATGGAGCGAAGTCTATACGTGCTGCTCAAGCGAATGGGATTCACATATACCCCGGCCGGCCCCGAGGTGGATTACTACGGTCCCGTCCGCCCCTATGTTGCGAGTATTGAAGCGCTCGAAGAAGGGCTGTACCGTGTGTCGCCCGGGACTCTCGCCTACATGGCCGAGGGTCTCGAGCCGGCGCTGGTGCCGCCTTGTCTGACTCGCGGCGACGGTGATTGGCAGTCGGCGTGCTCTGCGGCTTAG